One Rosa chinensis cultivar Old Blush chromosome 5, RchiOBHm-V2, whole genome shotgun sequence genomic region harbors:
- the LOC112201340 gene encoding mediator of RNA polymerase II transcription subunit 21 isoform X2, with the protein MMDIISQLQEQTNKIAGLTFNTFGTLQRDSPAVKLSPNYREPPANPSDDAANFAEQPKLMSAALVQAAKQFDALVAALPLADGGEEAQLKRIAELQAENDTVGQELQRQLEAAEEELKQVRELFSQAADNCLNLKKPD; encoded by the exons ATGATGGACATAATCTCTCAATTACAGGAACAAACCAATAAAATTGCTGGTCTTACCTTCAATACCTTTGGAACGTTGCAAAGGGATTCTCCTGCAGTCAAACTCTCTCCAAATTATCGGGAACCACCTGCTAACCCTTCGGACGATGCAGCAAATTTTGCTGAACAACCCAAGCTCATGAGTGCAGCTCTGGTTCAAGCTGCGAAGCAG TTTGATGCATTAGTTGCAGCACTACCATTAGCCGACGGAGGTGAAGAAGCACAGCTCAAAAGGATTGCAGAACTGCAG GCTGAAAATGACACTGTTGGCCAAGAACTCCAGAGACAACTGGAAGCAGCAG AGGAGGAACTAAAGCAGGTCCGCGAGTTGTTCAGCCAAGCTGCAGATAATTGCTTGAATTTGAAGAAACCGGATTAA
- the LOC112167423 gene encoding mediator of RNA polymerase II transcription subunit 21: MDIISQLQEQTNKIAALTFNTFGTLQRDSPAVKLSPNYPEPPANPTEDAANFAEQPKLMSAALVQAAKQFDALVAALPLADGGEEAQLKRIAELQAENDTVGQELQRQLEAAEEELKQVRELFSQAADNCLNLKKPD; encoded by the exons ATGGACATAATCTCTCAATTACAGGAACAAACCAATAAAATTGCTGCTCTTACCTTCAATACCTTTGGAACATTGCAAAGGGATTCTCCTGCTGTCAAACTTTCTCCAAATTATCCAGAACCACCTGCTAACCCTACAGAGGATGCAGCAAATTTTGCTGAACAACCCAAGCTCATGAGTGCAGCTCTGGTTCAAGCTGCGAAGCAG TTTGATGCATTAGTTGCAGCACTACCATTAGCTGATGGAGGTGAAGAAGCACAGCTCAAAAGGATTGCAGAACTGCAG GCTGAAAATGATACTGTTGGCCAAGAACTCCAGAGACAACTGGAAGCAGCAG AGGAGGAACTAAAGCAGGTCCGCGAATTGTTCAGCCAAGCTGCAGATAATTGCTTGAATTTGAAGAAACCGGATTAA
- the LOC112203497 gene encoding probable metal-nicotianamine transporter YSL7, whose product MKTEDFDNDQAGTQMVQAQNDSTEKAFRDTEVPPWHKQITVRSMVTSFFLSIIFNFIVCKLNLTTGVIPSLNVAAGLLGFAIMKGYTALLDKLGLLKQPFTRQENTVIQTCVVASSGIAFSSGMGSYLLGMSPLVAAQGDAGNTLINIKRLAIPWMTGYLFTVSFVGLFSMIPLRKMMIIDRKLTYPSGTATAHLINSFHTPKGAKKAAKQVAVLFKSCCGSFAWSFFQWFFAASDGCGFASFPIFGLKAYKQRFYFDFSTTYIGCGMITSYMVNVSMLVGAVISWGIMWPLIEQKKGIWYGAHLSASSLHGIQGYRVFISIAMILGDGLYHVMYHAGYAVFIIIKSRFSNKPEEKKVELSSPPVLPLSNMDARLPSSETELSENYDEQRRTEYFLKDQIPRRFAVSGYVALAAISSSVLPLVFHQLKWYHVALAYFIAPVLAFCNAYGCGLTDWSLASNYGKIAILIFSACVGPEKGGVIAGLASCGVMMSIVSTASDLMQDFKTGYLTLASPRSMFVSQVFGTAMGCFMSPLIFWFFYKAYRVGDPAGSYPAPYGLMYRGIALLGVEGFGSLPKHCVALAVSFFAFAIAINVVTELLKRYETKYKIYRFVPNAMAMAVPFYLGSYFVIDMCIGSLILFGWKLWNKQQAEDLAPAVASGLICGESMWGVPAAILSLANVKAPICMKFLSYSDNDRVDSFLSSSGSK is encoded by the coding sequence ATGAAGACTGAAGATTTCGACAATGATCAAGCTGGAACACAAATGGTTCAGGCTCAGAATGACTCGACCGAAAAGGCATTCAGAGACACGGAGGTGCCGCCATGGCACAAGCAAATAACTGTGAGGTCTATGGTCACAAGTTTTTTTCTTAGCATCATCTTCAACTTCATCGTGTGCAAGCTCAATCTCACCACTGGTGTAATACCATCTCTAAATGTCGCGGCGGGGCTGCTGGGATTCGCAATCATGAAAGGATACACTGCCTTACTTGACAAGTTAGGTCTGTTGAAGCAGCCTTTCACTCGTCAAGAAAACACAGTGATTCAAACCTGTGTAGTGGCCTCGTCTGGGATAGCCTTTAGCAGCGGCATGGGGAGTTATTTACTAGGGATGAGCCCTCTAGTAGCTGCTCAGGGAGATGCAGGCAACACTCTAatcaacatcaagaggcttGCGATTCCGTGGATGACAGGATATCTCTTCACAGTCAGCTTCGTTGGGCTGTTTTCAATGATACCCTTGAGAAAGATGATGATCATTGATAGAAAACTAACGTACCCAAGTGGAACAGCAACAGCGCACCTCATCAACAGCTTCCACACCCCCAAAGGAGCCAAGAAGGCAGCGAAACAGGTTGCTGTTCTCTTCAAGAGCTGCTGCGGCAGCTTTGCGTGGTCCTTTTTTCAGTGGTTTTTCGCGGCTTCGGATGGCTGTGGGTTTGCTAGCTTTCCAATTTTCGGTCTCAAAGCCTACAAACAGAGGTTTTACTTCGACTTCTCAACCACATATATTGGTTGTGGAATGATCACCTCTTATATGGTGAACGTATCCATGCTCGTTGGAGCTGTGATATCATGGGGAATTATGTGGCCTTTGATTGAACAAAAGAAAGGTATCTGGTATGGTGCTCATCTTTCTGCGAGTAGTCTTCATGGAATCCAAGGTTACAGGGTCTTTATTTCCATAGCAATGATACTTGGTGATGGTCTATACCATGTTATGTACCATGCTGGTTATGCGGTTTTCATTATCATCAAAAGTCGGTTCAGCAATAaaccagaagaaaagaaagtagAGTTGTCATCGCCACCAGTTCTACCATTATCCAATATGGACGCTAGATTGCCCTCATCAGAAACTGAACTGAGTGAAAACTACGACGAGCAACGAAGAACTGAGTACTTCTTGAAAGACCAAATTCCGCGCCGGTTTGCTGTCTCTGGCTACGTTGCTCTTGCAGCCATATCTTCCAGTGTCCTTCCATTAGTGTTTCACCAACTTAAATGGTATCATGTTGCGCTAGCTTACTTCATCGCTCCGGTTCTGGCCTTCTGCAATGCCTATGGCTGCGGCCTCACAGATTGGTCCCTCGCTTCCAACTACGGCAAAATCGCAATCCTGATCTTCAGTGCTTGTGTTGGCCCTGAAAAAGGTGGTGTCATTGCTGGCCTCGCTTCTTGTGGTGTAATGATGAGCATTGTCTCAACAGCCTCGGATCTCATGCAAGACTTCAAGACTGGATATCTAACTCTCGCGTCTCCTCGATCCATGTTCGTTAGCCAAGTTTTCGGGACAGCCATGGGGTGTTTCATGTCGCCTTTGATATTCTGGTTCTTCTACAAAGCTTACCGAGTTGGAGATCCAGCGGGCTCGTATCCTGCACCCTATGGCCTAATGTACCGTGGAATAGCACTCCTCGGAGTTGAGGGCTTTGGCTCACTCCCCAAACACTGCGTTGCACTTGCAGTCTCCTTTTTCGCATTTGCCATTGCCATTAACGTAGTAACCGAGCTTTTGAAGCGTTACGAGACCAAGTACAAGATCTACAGATTTGTTCCAAATGCAATGGCCATGGCAGTCCCCTTCTATCTCGGCTCCTACTTCGTGATTGACATGTGCATAGGAAGCTTGATCCTTTTCGGCTGGAAGTTATGGAACAAACAACAGGCTGAGGATTTAGCACCGGCTGTTGCGTCTGGTCTCATTTGTGGCGAGTCTATGTGGGGTGTTCCAGCTGCGATCCTATCTCTTGCCAATGTCAAAGCACCAATATGCATGAAGTTCCTCTCTTACTCAGACAATGATAGAGTCGATTCCTTTTTGTCTTCATCAGGATCTAAGTAG